A genomic region of uncultured Roseibium sp. contains the following coding sequences:
- a CDS encoding VOC family protein: MATFRYIVDDVDQAVSFYRDQLGFALEQQYGPAMAILSKDDLQLWVAGPPASASRPMPDGSKPAPGGWSRIVVVVADIAGTVEDLRGAGVRFKNDVVEGPGGRQILCEDPSGNVVELFQPG; the protein is encoded by the coding sequence ATGGCCACATTTCGCTACATCGTCGACGATGTCGATCAAGCAGTGTCCTTCTACCGGGATCAGCTCGGATTTGCGCTCGAGCAGCAATACGGACCCGCCATGGCGATCCTGAGCAAGGACGACCTGCAGCTGTGGGTCGCCGGTCCGCCGGCCTCGGCGTCCAGACCGATGCCGGACGGCTCGAAGCCCGCCCCGGGCGGGTGGAGCAGGATCGTCGTGGTCGTCGCGGATATTGCCGGAACGGTCGAAGACCTACGCGGGGCCGGGGTCCGCTTCAAGAACGATGTCGTCGAAGGTCCGGGCGGCCGGCAGATCCTGTGCGAAGACCCGTCCGGCAATGTCGTGGAACTGTTCCAGCCGGGCTGA
- a CDS encoding Rap1a/Tai family immunity protein: MRTFGLAVAACALVTLMDAKPAHALSGNDLFSACQYGRPVSKDVCYGYVVGALAQISAGRQQAQRDGTDYPWNICISNEYSYKQYVELFVAYLGDNKAQRHIDASWLFLSAMEDAIPCN; this comes from the coding sequence ATGCGGACATTCGGATTGGCAGTGGCGGCCTGTGCCCTGGTGACGCTCATGGATGCGAAACCGGCACACGCCCTATCGGGCAACGATCTGTTTTCGGCCTGTCAGTACGGCCGGCCGGTCAGCAAGGATGTCTGCTATGGATATGTCGTCGGCGCTCTGGCGCAGATTTCAGCCGGCAGACAGCAGGCGCAACGGGACGGCACCGACTACCCGTGGAACATCTGCATCAGCAACGAATATTCCTACAAGCAGTATGTCGAGCTGTTCGTGGCGTATCTCGGCGACAACAAGGCGCAACGACACATAGATGCCTCCTGGCTTTTCCTGAGCGCAATGGAAGATGCCATTCCCTGCAACTGA
- a CDS encoding nucleotidyltransferase family protein, producing the protein MTQRSGSSTPAALGDPYQAREEDRIAHLKDVIASVPHVMEILAAIRDLDLPDAWLVSGGLYQTVWNVLTGRALLYGIKDFDVIYFDGQDLSYEAEDDVIRRINDALPEFADLLEVRNQARVHLWYEQRFGRPYRPLDCSMDALTTYAARTHAVAARLKADGTLDIHAPFGLANLFAMRLVPNFTQQNEETYVEKAKRMKDLWPELEVVPWRQTG; encoded by the coding sequence ATGACGCAACGATCCGGCTCCAGCACGCCCGCCGCACTCGGTGATCCGTATCAGGCCCGCGAGGAGGACCGCATTGCCCACCTGAAGGACGTGATTGCGTCGGTGCCGCATGTCATGGAGATCCTTGCCGCGATCCGCGATCTCGACCTGCCCGACGCCTGGCTGGTTTCCGGAGGTCTTTACCAGACGGTCTGGAACGTCCTGACCGGGCGGGCGCTGCTTTACGGCATCAAGGATTTCGACGTCATCTATTTCGACGGGCAGGACCTTTCCTACGAGGCCGAAGACGACGTCATCAGGCGCATTAACGACGCCCTGCCCGAATTCGCCGACCTGCTCGAAGTGCGCAACCAGGCACGCGTCCACCTGTGGTACGAGCAGCGCTTCGGCCGGCCTTATCGCCCTCTCGATTGCTCCATGGATGCGCTGACGACCTACGCGGCCCGGACCCATGCGGTTGCCGCGCGCCTGAAGGCAGACGGCACGCTCGACATTCACGCGCCGTTCGGCCTGGCGAACCTCTTTGCCATGCGCCTGGTGCCGAATTTCACTCAGCAGAATGAAGAGACTTACGTGGAGAAGGCAAAGCGGATGAAGGATCTCTGGCCGGAGCTGGAGGTGGTGCCGTGGCGGCAAACCGGGTGA
- the pheT gene encoding phenylalanine--tRNA ligase subunit beta yields the protein MKFTLSWLKEHLETDASLEEIVERLTMIGLEVEEVTNRADRLKPFRIAKVLEAEQHPNADRLRVLKVDTGEGDPVQIVCGAPNARAGLVGVLGKPGDYIPGLDTTLSVGKIRDVESFGMMCSERELELSDEHDGIIDLPADAPVGVNYAEWAGLDEPVIEIGLTPNRPDCTGVYGIARDLAAAGLGKLKERSHEQIRGSYPCPVEVSLDFGDTKPMCKAFGLRMVKGIKNGPSPQWLQDRLTAIGLRPINILVDITNYITFDQGRPLHVFDADKVHGNLVVRRGKEGESLDGLNGKSYEVDDTVCVIADANAVESLGGILGGEPSGCTEDTVNVLIESALWDEDDIAATGRKLGVNTDARYRFERGVDPDYMRPGLEYATRMVLDLCGGEPSGTTQAGRVPDSSNIIEFPYSEIRRLSGVEVSLAEANLTLKSLGFWISGGGDTVKVAAPSWRPDIEGKADLVEEIVRIIGLDRVPLTPLPRTGTVGQKVLTTGQIRRNRARRALAARGFNEAVTWSFISRPQAELFGGGNAALALANPISPEMSDMRPSLLPGLLTAAQRNADRGFGDVALFEIGQVFHGDTPDGQKMVAAGVRRGTAKLQGSARHWSGNSADVDVYDAKADAEAALAAIGAPVDRLQVYTDAPSTFHPGRSGCLKLGPKNTLAVFGEVHPRTLAELDIEGPLVAFEIDLDALPQPKKKAGGSKGALNASHLMPVRRDFAFLVGQDVVAETVLKAARGAEKTLIADVTLFDIYEGQGVPDGQKSVAIDVLLQPRQKTLTDEEIDAVAKKIIANVEKATGGTLRG from the coding sequence ATGAAGTTCACCCTTTCCTGGCTCAAGGAGCACCTGGAAACCGATGCCAGCCTGGAAGAGATCGTCGAACGGCTGACGATGATCGGGCTGGAAGTCGAAGAGGTCACCAACCGCGCCGACAGGCTGAAACCCTTCCGGATCGCCAAGGTCCTGGAAGCCGAACAGCATCCGAATGCCGACAGGCTGCGCGTGCTCAAGGTGGATACCGGCGAAGGCGATCCGGTTCAGATCGTCTGCGGGGCGCCCAATGCGCGCGCCGGACTGGTCGGCGTGCTCGGCAAGCCGGGCGACTACATTCCCGGTCTGGACACCACCTTGTCCGTGGGCAAGATCCGGGACGTAGAGAGCTTCGGGATGATGTGCTCGGAGCGCGAGCTTGAACTGTCGGACGAACATGACGGCATCATCGACCTGCCCGCGGACGCACCGGTCGGTGTGAACTATGCCGAGTGGGCGGGTCTGGACGAGCCGGTCATCGAAATCGGGCTGACGCCGAACCGTCCGGACTGCACCGGTGTCTACGGCATCGCCCGCGACCTTGCCGCCGCCGGCCTCGGCAAGCTGAAGGAACGCTCGCACGAGCAGATCCGCGGCTCTTATCCGTGCCCGGTCGAGGTTTCGCTCGACTTCGGCGACACGAAGCCGATGTGCAAGGCGTTCGGACTGCGCATGGTCAAGGGCATCAAGAACGGTCCGTCGCCGCAATGGCTGCAGGACCGTCTCACGGCGATCGGCCTCAGGCCGATCAATATCCTTGTCGACATCACCAACTACATCACCTTCGACCAGGGTCGTCCGCTGCACGTGTTCGACGCCGACAAGGTGCACGGAAACCTGGTGGTCCGACGCGGCAAGGAAGGCGAGAGCCTCGATGGCCTCAACGGAAAGTCCTACGAGGTCGACGACACCGTCTGCGTGATCGCCGACGCCAACGCCGTGGAAAGCCTTGGTGGCATTCTCGGCGGTGAGCCGTCCGGCTGTACCGAGGACACGGTCAATGTCCTGATCGAATCCGCGCTCTGGGACGAGGACGACATCGCGGCCACCGGCCGCAAGCTCGGCGTCAACACGGATGCGCGCTATCGGTTCGAACGCGGGGTCGATCCCGACTACATGAGGCCGGGTCTCGAATATGCCACCCGCATGGTGCTTGATCTGTGCGGCGGTGAGCCGTCCGGGACAACCCAGGCCGGCCGCGTTCCGGACAGCAGCAACATCATCGAGTTCCCCTATTCGGAAATCCGGCGCCTCTCCGGCGTCGAGGTTTCGCTCGCCGAGGCAAACCTGACGCTCAAATCGCTCGGATTCTGGATTTCCGGCGGCGGCGACACGGTCAAGGTCGCCGCGCCGAGCTGGCGTCCGGACATCGAGGGCAAGGCCGACCTCGTGGAAGAGATCGTGCGCATCATCGGTCTGGACCGGGTGCCGCTGACCCCGCTGCCGCGCACCGGCACCGTCGGGCAGAAGGTCCTGACAACCGGACAGATCCGGCGCAACCGGGCCCGGCGCGCGCTGGCGGCGCGCGGGTTCAACGAAGCCGTGACCTGGTCATTCATCTCCAGGCCGCAGGCGGAGCTCTTCGGCGGCGGCAATGCCGCGCTCGCACTCGCCAATCCGATCTCTCCCGAAATGTCGGACATGCGCCCAAGCCTGCTGCCGGGCCTTCTGACCGCTGCCCAGCGCAACGCCGACCGGGGTTTCGGCGATGTTGCCCTGTTCGAAATCGGCCAGGTTTTTCACGGGGACACGCCCGACGGCCAGAAGATGGTTGCCGCCGGCGTGCGCCGGGGCACGGCAAAACTTCAGGGTTCGGCCCGGCACTGGTCCGGAAATTCCGCAGACGTGGATGTCTATGACGCCAAGGCCGACGCGGAAGCCGCGCTTGCGGCCATCGGCGCACCGGTCGACCGGCTGCAGGTCTATACCGATGCGCCATCGACATTTCACCCCGGACGTTCCGGCTGCCTGAAACTCGGGCCGAAAAACACGCTCGCGGTCTTCGGCGAGGTGCACCCGCGAACCCTTGCCGAGCTCGATATCGAAGGCCCCCTAGTGGCATTCGAGATCGACCTCGACGCTCTGCCGCAACCGAAGAAAAAGGCGGGCGGCTCCAAGGGCGCGCTCAACGCCAGCCACCTGATGCCGGTCAGGCGCGACTTCGCATTCCTGGTTGGTCAGGATGTTGTCGCCGAGACGGTGCTGAAAGCGGCAAGGGGTGCCGAAAAGACCCTGATCGCCGACGTGACCCTGTTCGACATCTACGAAGGCCAGGGCGTCCCGGACGGACAGAAGTCGGTCGCGATCGACGTGCTGCTGCAGCCGCGCCAGAAAACGCTGACGGACGAGGAAATCGACGCTGTGGCGAAGAAGATCATCGCCAATGTCGAGAAGGCAACCGGCGGCACGCTACGGGGCTGA
- a CDS encoding phenylalanyl-tRNA synthetase subunit alpha translates to MSLITRLTLVLMLLLGAVLPATAQTADIDERVPTPTSFMEACAEKIESRGRLRFCDTYFRDKLGTEADALLYLRDRITTLRANHEASSAEKYQSFLQAIYIVAFLTIASMVLIASDRRIGGTAKWAGLTSTAALLVMVVIVAMGWLGKYRAEYAAQVELGILRDRIEAEAAQAIATNQQITPDMVRRWTGEFGEIGRRFAESYGDATVLPEVGRFGN, encoded by the coding sequence ATGTCATTGATCACCCGCTTAACCCTCGTCCTCATGCTCCTTCTCGGCGCTGTCCTCCCGGCCACCGCCCAGACGGCAGACATAGACGAGCGCGTGCCGACACCAACGTCGTTCATGGAAGCGTGCGCCGAGAAGATCGAGTCCCGTGGCCGCCTGAGATTTTGCGACACCTATTTCCGCGACAAGCTCGGCACGGAGGCCGACGCCCTGCTTTACCTGCGGGACCGGATCACCACGCTGCGCGCCAATCACGAAGCGAGCTCGGCCGAAAAGTACCAGAGCTTCCTGCAGGCGATCTATATCGTCGCCTTTCTGACGATTGCCTCGATGGTGCTGATCGCCAGCGACCGGCGCATTGGCGGAACCGCCAAATGGGCGGGCCTGACAAGCACGGCCGCCCTCCTCGTCATGGTCGTGATCGTCGCGATGGGCTGGCTCGGGAAATACCGGGCGGAATACGCGGCCCAGGTCGAACTCGGTATCCTGCGCGACCGCATCGAGGCGGAAGCCGCACAGGCGATTGCCACCAACCAGCAGATCACACCGGACATGGTGCGCCGCTGGACAGGCGAATTCGGTGAGATCGGCCGCCGTTTCGCGGAGAGCTACGGCGACGCGACCGTCCTGCCCGAGGTCGGCCGGTTCGGCAACTGA
- the pheS gene encoding phenylalanine--tRNA ligase subunit alpha gives MSNLDVLETDLLAAIDGAESETALEDIRVTTLGKKGKISEQMKTLGKMTPEERQVMGPALNGLKARITDAISARKDILAEAALEARLASETVDVTLPLRPSPAEAGRIHPVSQVIDELTAIFADMGFSIAEGPDIETDELNFTALNFPEGHPAREMHDTFFFNEKEDGERLLLRTHTSPVQIRTMRSQEPPIRVIIPGRTYRCDSDQTHTPMFHQVEGLVIDKESHFGHLKWVLLEFCKAFFEVDDIKMRFRPSFFPFTEPSMEVDIQCDRSGGEVRIGQGEDWLEILGCGMVHPNVIRNCGLDPDVYQGFAWGMGIDRIAMLKYGMPDLRAFFDADVRWIQHYGFRPLDLPTLFGGLST, from the coding sequence ATGTCAAATCTCGACGTTTTAGAAACCGATCTCCTGGCGGCCATCGACGGCGCGGAGTCCGAAACCGCCCTTGAGGATATCCGGGTCACGACCCTTGGCAAGAAGGGCAAGATCTCCGAGCAGATGAAGACGCTCGGCAAAATGACGCCGGAAGAGCGCCAGGTGATGGGGCCGGCCCTCAACGGACTGAAAGCCAGGATCACCGACGCGATCAGCGCCCGCAAGGACATCCTTGCGGAAGCTGCCCTGGAGGCGCGCCTTGCAAGCGAAACCGTCGATGTCACCCTGCCGCTGCGCCCGTCCCCGGCAGAAGCCGGCCGCATTCACCCGGTCAGCCAGGTGATCGACGAACTCACCGCCATCTTCGCCGATATGGGATTCTCGATTGCCGAAGGTCCGGACATCGAGACGGATGAACTGAACTTCACCGCCCTCAACTTTCCCGAGGGCCATCCCGCGCGTGAAATGCATGACACGTTCTTCTTCAACGAAAAGGAAGACGGCGAACGCCTGCTGCTGCGCACGCACACCTCGCCCGTGCAGATCCGAACCATGCGCTCCCAGGAGCCGCCGATCCGCGTGATCATTCCGGGCCGGACCTATCGCTGCGACAGCGACCAGACCCACACGCCGATGTTCCACCAGGTGGAAGGCCTGGTGATCGACAAGGAAAGCCATTTCGGCCATCTGAAATGGGTCCTGCTGGAGTTCTGCAAGGCCTTCTTCGAAGTCGACGACATCAAGATGCGCTTCCGCCCGAGCTTCTTCCCGTTCACGGAACCGTCGATGGAAGTCGACATCCAGTGCGACCGCTCCGGCGGCGAGGTCAGGATCGGCCAGGGCGAAGACTGGCTGGAGATCCTGGGCTGCGGCATGGTGCATCCGAACGTCATCCGCAATTGCGGCTTGGATCCGGATGTCTACCAGGGGTTCGCCTGGGGCATGGGGATCGACCGGATCGCCATGCTGAAATACGGCATGCCGGACCTGAGAGCCTTCTTCGATGCGGACGTCCGCTGGATCCAGCACTACGGCTTCCGTCCGCTTGATCTGCCGACCCTGTTCGGCGGCCTGTCCACCTAA
- a CDS encoding LysR substrate-binding domain-containing protein encodes MKNLNRVHLSGLRAVEAVARLGSIKGAAEELGVTVGAVSQQVQKSEAQLGVQLFERRNRLLLPTAHMLAMQPHLTTAMTSLSTAVATTERGREDALTISVAPVFAGKWLVWHLKSFNRAHPGIRVRVEATVDLVDPDTSDVDLCIRVGRGPYPGLNAQKLLNQRVFPVCSPALAEEIREPADIGKLPVIRDPGQMFSWKTWLDLFGMDESILKDGPTFSDGSLCLDAAIAGQGVFLAWETLAVYAVKSGQVIAPFPQRPATGLGYWLISGRTAPRTKAKSAFENWLPEELQASIGRPKGADEVEA; translated from the coding sequence ATGAAAAACCTCAACAGAGTCCACCTTTCCGGATTGCGGGCTGTTGAAGCCGTCGCTCGGCTCGGATCGATCAAGGGCGCGGCCGAAGAACTCGGTGTCACCGTCGGGGCCGTCAGCCAGCAGGTCCAGAAATCCGAAGCCCAACTGGGCGTGCAGCTGTTCGAGCGCCGGAACCGGCTCTTGCTGCCGACGGCGCACATGCTTGCGATGCAGCCGCATCTGACGACGGCCATGACCTCGCTGTCCACGGCGGTCGCAACAACCGAACGCGGCCGGGAAGACGCGCTGACCATCTCGGTCGCTCCGGTCTTTGCCGGCAAGTGGCTTGTCTGGCACTTGAAGAGTTTCAACAGGGCGCATCCGGGCATTCGCGTGCGCGTGGAGGCGACCGTCGACCTCGTCGATCCGGATACCAGCGACGTCGATCTTTGCATCCGCGTCGGCCGCGGGCCCTACCCCGGGCTCAATGCGCAAAAGCTGCTCAACCAACGGGTTTTTCCGGTCTGCAGCCCGGCCCTGGCAGAGGAGATCCGCGAACCGGCGGATATCGGCAAGCTGCCGGTCATCCGCGATCCCGGCCAGATGTTCAGCTGGAAAACCTGGCTCGATCTCTTCGGCATGGACGAGAGCATCCTGAAGGACGGCCCGACCTTTTCGGACGGTTCCCTCTGCCTTGATGCCGCCATCGCCGGCCAGGGCGTGTTTCTTGCCTGGGAAACCCTTGCCGTCTACGCGGTGAAGTCCGGCCAGGTCATCGCCCCGTTCCCGCAGCGCCCGGCAACCGGGCTCGGCTACTGGCTGATCAGTGGCCGGACAGCCCCGCGCACGAAAGCAAAGAGCGCATTCGAGAACTGGCTGCCGGAGGAACTTCAGGCCTCGATCGGACGGCCCAAAGGCGCAGACGAGGTGGAGGCGTAG
- a CDS encoding MerR family transcriptional regulator encodes MRISEASTRSGLSADTIRFYEKSGLVPPIERGPDGLRRFSPENVEWLVLLYWLRKTGMPMKEMRRFAALYREGEASIPQRKAVLLNHEERLHRRRAELDRCADVLAHKIATYRKIEGEVS; translated from the coding sequence ATGCGGATTTCAGAAGCGTCAACAAGGTCCGGCCTGAGTGCCGATACCATCAGGTTCTATGAAAAGTCCGGTCTTGTGCCGCCGATCGAGCGCGGACCCGACGGCTTGCGGCGCTTTTCGCCGGAAAACGTCGAGTGGCTCGTCCTGCTCTACTGGCTGCGCAAGACCGGCATGCCGATGAAGGAAATGCGGCGGTTCGCAGCGCTCTACCGCGAAGGCGAGGCAAGCATTCCGCAGCGCAAGGCGGTGCTGCTCAATCATGAAGAGCGCCTCCATCGGCGCCGGGCCGAACTGGACCGCTGCGCGGACGTGCTTGCCCACAAGATCGCGACTTACAGGAAAATCGAAGGAGAGGTGTCATGA
- a CDS encoding short chain dehydrogenase: MKIILVGASGDVGKAAFDELSGRHEIITAGRNSGDIRVDLALPESVEAMYRATGPVDAVVSAAGEVEFARLADMSVERYRFGLENKALTQVGLVLAGLTTVRDGGSFTLTSGILDRDPVLMGTGAAIANGALAGFVKSAAIDMPGNRRINVVSPGLLEVSAEQYGAWFPGHELVSSRRVGLAYAKCVEGAITGQVVTVD, from the coding sequence ATGAAGATCATTCTCGTCGGAGCGTCGGGCGACGTCGGAAAGGCGGCTTTTGACGAACTTTCCGGACGGCACGAGATCATCACGGCGGGCCGCAACTCGGGCGATATCCGGGTTGACCTGGCTTTGCCGGAGAGCGTCGAGGCGATGTACCGGGCGACCGGTCCCGTCGACGCGGTCGTCTCGGCCGCTGGTGAGGTTGAATTCGCGCGCCTTGCGGACATGAGCGTTGAAAGGTACCGGTTCGGTCTTGAAAACAAGGCGCTTACGCAGGTCGGACTCGTTCTGGCCGGTTTGACAACGGTCCGGGACGGCGGCTCGTTCACGTTGACCAGCGGCATTCTGGATCGGGACCCTGTCCTGATGGGGACCGGGGCCGCGATCGCGAACGGAGCGCTCGCCGGTTTTGTCAAATCGGCGGCGATCGACATGCCGGGAAACCGGAGGATCAACGTGGTCAGCCCCGGTCTGCTCGAAGTCTCGGCAGAGCAGTACGGTGCCTGGTTCCCCGGCCACGAACTGGTCTCGTCGAGGCGCGTCGGGCTGGCCTATGCCAAATGCGTCGAAGGCGCGATCACGGGCCAGGTGGTCACCGTTGACTGA
- a CDS encoding Ig-like domain-containing protein → MSTANDSSAAAPGEGLLTFYLADADTNEIIRYLSPGDDIGPDDYSGRNVTIAARTTEEGPSIGSVELSLGGTTRVENVSPFALFGDINGDYSGTTGFTSGDQSLGVKIYSGPNKTGSLLDSFSLPFSFEDGSPGDDEGPDDDPVTVAPDALINQFDHVFFHFDGNNNDPDDIAAIPVAALLAKAAGIEDKTTLLYGNNLAEANASGRKAKLDDGGEFAKNLGLDAYNYQDDIDGTTALLVEKLNSGQKVLMIEGGPMEAVYRALEQTDPSNHANISLLSHSSWNENRDVINNPSDPDLTAARTWDDIRDDFPEVTQIDIRDQNDGSNNAKGFNNNGWSWLDATDDPALQDARDIMDTAGSTKKNDPSDAGMLFYALTGIENGTPEDAKSFIEGSPAFGGPGSPTNTAPVANADSVAAQAGEPVVIDVLANDSDADGDALTITITEPPASGSAEVTNGKIVYTPDADAAGEQSFQYEVSDGNGGVSDEATVTVTVTGTGSDPEEASDYLTFNFVDTDTNEVITALSDGDVLAADLFEGRNVSIAAYHLNADSPVESVRLTLGSQSRLENVEPYALFGDTRGDFYDGMTLEAGPQELQFSAYSEDKGTGDLLETMTLQFSVEDNGLGLT, encoded by the coding sequence ATGAGCACTGCAAACGACTCTTCTGCCGCAGCGCCCGGTGAGGGGCTCCTGACCTTCTACCTGGCAGATGCCGACACCAACGAGATCATCCGATACTTGTCACCCGGCGACGACATCGGCCCGGACGACTATTCAGGCCGGAACGTCACGATCGCTGCCCGCACCACCGAAGAAGGACCTTCCATCGGCAGCGTGGAACTGTCGCTCGGCGGCACGACCCGCGTTGAAAATGTCAGCCCGTTCGCGCTTTTCGGCGACATCAATGGCGACTACAGCGGCACGACCGGGTTCACATCTGGAGACCAGTCCCTCGGCGTCAAGATCTATAGCGGGCCGAACAAGACGGGGAGCCTGCTTGATTCCTTTTCCCTGCCCTTCAGCTTCGAAGACGGCTCGCCCGGGGATGACGAAGGGCCTGACGACGACCCGGTCACGGTCGCACCGGACGCCCTGATCAACCAGTTCGACCACGTGTTCTTCCATTTTGACGGCAACAACAACGATCCGGACGATATCGCCGCAATACCGGTTGCCGCCCTCCTGGCAAAGGCGGCCGGGATCGAGGACAAGACGACGCTGCTCTACGGCAACAATCTGGCCGAGGCCAATGCGAGCGGACGCAAGGCCAAGCTCGATGACGGCGGCGAATTCGCAAAAAACCTCGGGCTTGATGCCTATAACTACCAGGACGACATCGACGGCACCACGGCCCTGCTCGTTGAGAAGCTGAATTCGGGTCAGAAGGTCCTGATGATCGAAGGCGGCCCGATGGAAGCCGTCTACCGTGCGCTTGAGCAGACAGACCCGTCGAACCACGCAAACATCTCGCTGCTGTCCCATTCCAGCTGGAACGAAAACCGGGACGTCATCAACAATCCGAGCGATCCGGACCTGACCGCAGCCAGAACGTGGGACGACATCCGCGATGACTTTCCCGAGGTCACGCAAATCGACATCCGGGACCAGAATGACGGCAGCAACAACGCCAAGGGTTTCAACAACAACGGCTGGTCCTGGCTGGACGCGACCGACGATCCGGCGCTGCAGGATGCCCGCGATATCATGGATACAGCCGGGTCAACCAAGAAGAACGATCCGTCCGACGCAGGCATGTTGTTCTACGCCCTGACCGGGATCGAGAACGGTACGCCGGAAGACGCCAAATCCTTCATCGAAGGCTCGCCCGCCTTCGGAGGGCCTGGGTCGCCGACCAATACCGCGCCGGTGGCAAACGCCGACAGCGTGGCCGCACAGGCCGGTGAACCGGTCGTCATCGACGTCCTTGCCAATGACAGCGATGCGGACGGGGATGCCCTGACCATCACGATCACCGAGCCACCGGCAAGCGGCAGCGCGGAGGTCACGAACGGCAAGATCGTTTATACGCCGGATGCGGACGCCGCCGGCGAACAGTCGTTCCAATATGAAGTCTCCGACGGGAATGGCGGCGTCAGCGATGAAGCGACCGTCACGGTCACCGTGACCGGCACCGGTTCCGATCCGGAGGAGGCCTCGGACTATCTCACGTTCAACTTCGTCGACACGGACACGAACGAGGTCATCACTGCGCTGAGCGATGGCGATGTTCTTGCCGCGGATCTGTTCGAGGGACGCAACGTGTCGATCGCCGCTTACCATCTCAACGCCGACAGTCCGGTGGAAAGTGTCCGGCTGACGCTCGGATCACAATCCCGTCTTGAGAACGTGGAGCCTTACGCGCTCTTTGGCGACACCAGGGGAGACTTCTATGACGGCATGACGCTGGAGGCAGGACCGCAGGAACTGCAATTCAGCGCCTATAGCGAAGACAAGGGAACCGGCGATCTGCTTGAAACCATGACCCTTCAGTTCTCCGTCGAGGACAACGGTCTCGGGCTGACCTGA